In one window of Bradyrhizobium sp. AZCC 1721 DNA:
- a CDS encoding uracil-DNA glycosylase codes for MAETSIANKRLDQRRVAPEGLFRRPRLYLVGEAPGAEEAEQGRPFVGPAGCALRKLLEQAGIDLRQLRLANAIPFRPIECTEKSTLRNRAPTIEEINQYGAAVLTDIRRSKPRVVVALGSTAAHLFRASRSIRASRKAKLQFDGRPLQITFHPAYVRRFGGSSGDAWRKMVADLRRAWKVSAMCSNGARSRKHSPEG; via the coding sequence ATGGCCGAGACAAGCATTGCCAACAAGCGACTCGATCAGCGCCGGGTCGCGCCTGAGGGTCTCTTCCGGCGACCGCGGCTATACTTGGTTGGCGAGGCACCCGGCGCCGAAGAAGCTGAGCAGGGAAGGCCCTTTGTCGGACCGGCTGGCTGCGCGTTGCGCAAACTGCTCGAGCAGGCTGGGATCGATCTCAGACAACTGCGTTTGGCCAACGCGATTCCATTTCGGCCGATAGAATGCACGGAAAAATCCACGCTGCGCAATCGCGCTCCGACTATCGAGGAAATCAATCAATACGGCGCCGCGGTACTGACGGACATCCGGCGCTCGAAGCCGCGCGTAGTCGTTGCGCTTGGCAGCACGGCGGCTCACCTATTCAGGGCGTCGCGTTCGATCCGAGCGTCGCGGAAGGCAAAGCTCCAATTTGATGGCCGTCCCCTGCAAATCACTTTTCACCCGGCCTACGTCCGCCGCTTCGGCGGGTCGAGCGGCGACGCTTGGCGTAAGATGGTCGCTGATCTGCGCCGGGCCTGGAAAGTATCGGCAATGTGCTCAAATGGCGCTCGAAGCAGGAAGCATTCTCCCGAGGGTTAA
- a CDS encoding universal stress protein — translation MIRDIVVNLATGNSRDPTAAYAISVARMFDAQIAGIAMCHSPAIVAGGMEAVPADLIESLREESARAANGAIERFKQAAAQAHLPAEAQMVETSIEGIPRTFGRIARTFDLAIVARAEPEVTTSTGLAAEAAMFESGRPIVVVPGIQTDGIKLGCILVCWDGSRTAARALADSMPLLERAKSIEVINVGNRGREAEESLAAVGRHLARHDLNASTKALTADGADVTNVILSHAADLSADLIVMGGFGHSRLREFFLGGVTRGILDTMTVPVLMSH, via the coding sequence GTGATTCGAGACATTGTCGTCAACTTGGCGACCGGTAACTCTCGCGATCCAACAGCAGCGTACGCGATATCCGTTGCCAGGATGTTCGACGCCCAGATTGCAGGGATCGCAATGTGTCACTCCCCAGCGATTGTGGCTGGTGGCATGGAGGCTGTTCCGGCCGACCTAATCGAGTCCCTGCGCGAAGAGAGCGCCAGGGCGGCAAACGGGGCCATCGAAAGATTCAAACAGGCAGCGGCGCAGGCTCATCTTCCTGCCGAGGCGCAGATGGTCGAGACCAGCATTGAAGGAATCCCAAGGACGTTTGGCCGTATTGCTCGGACGTTCGATCTTGCAATCGTTGCGCGGGCCGAGCCCGAAGTGACGACCTCCACGGGTCTTGCCGCTGAAGCAGCGATGTTTGAATCCGGTCGGCCTATCGTCGTCGTACCCGGTATCCAAACGGACGGCATCAAGCTCGGCTGCATTCTCGTCTGCTGGGACGGAAGCCGCACTGCCGCGCGGGCGCTCGCGGACTCAATGCCGTTATTGGAGCGCGCGAAGTCGATCGAGGTGATCAACGTAGGCAATAGGGGTCGGGAAGCCGAAGAATCCCTGGCGGCCGTTGGCAGACACTTGGCGCGCCACGACTTGAATGCCAGCACCAAAGCGCTCACCGCCGATGGGGCTGATGTCACAAACGTGATCCTGTCGCACGCGGCAGATCTATCAGCCGACCTTATCGTAATGGGCGGCTTCGGCCATTCGCGGCTGCGCGAGTTCTTCCTCGGGGGCGTGACGCGTGGCATTCTCGACACGATGACCGTTCCGGTACTGATGTCGCATTAA
- a CDS encoding amino acid ABC transporter substrate-binding protein — protein MRLSAAMIAAALMAVPANASELTGTLQKIKETNRIILGIQEASVPFSYLDSDQKAIGYAVDICMRIVDAVKRELKVSTVAVETLAVTSSNRIPLMMNGTVDLVCSSTTNNAERQRQVTFTNSHFLSATRFAARKSDNIATIDHLKGKPVVAISGSTNMVQLNQVNNTRNLGIAVLAAKDQAEAFLMLETGRAAAYVLDDVQLAVAIARSKDPSAYMISEEALSRAEPYGIMLRKDDAPFKTVADRATADLYRSPEIESIYRKWFESPVPPNSLNFKTPMSAVLRKAFAHPSDSPDPTSYER, from the coding sequence ATGCGCCTGTCTGCGGCGATGATTGCGGCTGCCCTGATGGCCGTGCCTGCAAATGCAAGCGAACTGACCGGAACGCTCCAGAAGATCAAGGAAACGAACAGGATCATCCTCGGCATTCAGGAAGCTTCGGTGCCATTCAGCTATCTGGACAGCGATCAAAAGGCGATTGGATATGCGGTCGACATCTGCATGAGGATCGTCGACGCGGTCAAACGCGAACTCAAAGTCTCGACTGTTGCCGTCGAAACGCTTGCCGTCACGTCATCCAATCGCATTCCGCTCATGATGAATGGGACAGTCGACCTTGTCTGCTCTTCCACCACCAACAATGCGGAGCGGCAGCGCCAGGTGACGTTCACAAATTCGCATTTCCTGTCGGCGACCCGTTTTGCCGCGAGAAAGTCCGACAACATCGCGACAATCGACCATCTGAAAGGCAAGCCCGTTGTTGCGATATCGGGCTCGACCAACATGGTGCAGCTTAATCAGGTCAATAATACGCGAAATCTCGGCATTGCAGTGCTGGCCGCCAAAGATCAGGCGGAGGCCTTTCTCATGCTGGAGACGGGACGCGCGGCCGCTTACGTCCTCGATGACGTGCAACTCGCCGTCGCGATCGCGCGATCAAAGGATCCGTCCGCCTACATGATCAGCGAGGAAGCCCTGTCCAGGGCCGAGCCTTACGGGATCATGCTGCGCAAGGACGACGCACCGTTCAAGACCGTGGCCGACCGGGCGACCGCGGATCTATACAGAAGCCCGGAGATCGAATCGATCTACAGGAAGTGGTTCGAATCGCCGGTGCCGCCCAACAGCCTCAATTTCAAGACTCCGATGTCGGCGGTCTTGCGCAAGGCATTCGCGCATCCGTCGGACAGCCCAGACCCGACAAGCTACGAGCGCTGA